One part of the Arabidopsis thaliana chromosome 4, partial sequence genome encodes these proteins:
- the CIP7 gene encoding COP1-interacting protein 7 (COP1-interacting protein 7 (CIP7); FUNCTIONS IN: transcription activator activity; INVOLVED IN: chlorophyll biosynthetic process, response to light stimulus, anthocyanin biosynthetic process; LOCATED IN: nucleus, plasma membrane; EXPRESSED IN: 24 plant structures; EXPRESSED DURING: 13 growth stages; BEST Arabidopsis thaliana protein match is: disease resistance protein (TIR class), putative (TAIR:AT1G61100.1); Has 13314 Blast hits to 9115 proteins in 689 species: Archae - 12; Bacteria - 824; Metazoa - 5362; Fungi - 1404; Plants - 789; Viruses - 71; Other Eukaryotes - 4852 (source: NCBI BLink).), with product MDPRTRLDYALFQLTPTRTRCDLVIFSGGENEKLASGIFQPFVTHLKSVSDQISKGGYSVTLRPSSVGVPWFTKVTLQRFVRFVTTPEVLERSVTLEKEIEQIEDSIQANAAAIAGEAEGNELGGTWTSQKSTALSKTKGETDGDTVEENSKVGLQRVLENRKAALCKEQAMAYARALVVGFELDYMDDLFSFADAFGASRLREACVNFVDLCKRKNEDRMWVDQITAMQAFPRPELTFMGDSGIVLAGEENDLLNATNVKHGNSMDASSQGSFETGQEGRAQMAMPWPNQFPQYMQNFQGHGYPPPYMFPGMQGQSPYFHGNMQWPVNMGDVESNEKSSKKKKKKKKNKKKSKQDESAEPSDNSSTETESEDGNEGKKQSRKVVIRNINYITSKRNGAKESDSDESGEEEGFVDGDSIKQQVEEAIGSVERRHKSTSHRQRKHKSHNGDDDSSNKETKGNDNWDAFQNLLLKDNDSEPEELLRISSTALNMASEVVRKREPPSDDSFLVAIGNEDWGRETSIEKFNAGENVRIIRKGNNYDEEMLNPGRSDESRSYSQAEMSVHDGKLRTRNEAEEDWFIRNQAGPETDPSLVKTFVGDHFHLNKSSERDVLTDDSFMIHSRVENQVEDSRLRTEIMDLDVYGTTQQENSAPENTPHEPDDLYMVLGREQDVKPTLLPWTPEIDFETNTLAQRTSRIDLITATKASAGEQTLDGKEKKSRGISKGKDAKSRASSRPDPASKAKRPAWGSRAAVSKSKSEMEEERKKRMEELLIQRQKRIAEKSSGGSVSSSLASKKTPTVTKSVKSSIKNEKTPEAAQSKAKPVLRSSTIERLAVARTAPKEPQQKPVIKRTSKPSGYKTEKAQEKKSSKIGQSDAKSVELSRDPSLEIKETVVEDSHSYLSEKQVDALPAVASVDDFKDIKELHSLPSEETARVKNRPNEIIAEKVQDQTKIDDQETVKNTSVSEDKQITTKHYSEDVGEVQASQEKPVSPKKSVTFSETNMEEKYYFSPAVSEIDISTPPATEADHSRKKWNSEETSPKATAKVFRKLLMFGRKK from the exons ATGGATCCAAGAACAAGACTTGACTATGCTCTGTTTCAGCTCACACCAACTAGAACAAG ATGTGATCTTGTGATATTCTCTGGTGGTGAGAATGAGAAACTTGCTTCTGGGATTTTTCAACCTTTCGTTACGCATCTCAAGAGCGTTAGTGATCAGATTTCTAAAGGTGGATACTCCGTTACTCTCCGTCCTTCCTCCGTTGGTGTTCCTTGGTTTACTAAAGTGACCCTTCAGAG ATTTGTGCGATTTGTGACTACTCCGGAGGTTCTTGAGAGGTCTGTAACATTAGAGAAGGAGATTGAGCAGATCGAGGATTCGATTCAAGCTAATGCAGCCGCCATTGCCGGTGAAGCTGAAG GAAACGAGTTGGGTGGTACATGGACTTCTCAAAAGTCTACGGCTTTATCAAAG ACGAAAGGGGAAACTGATGGAGACACTGTGGAAGAAAATTCGAA GGTTGGTCTTCAGCGTGTTCTGGAGAACCGTAAAGCGGCTTTGTGCAAAGAGCAAGCGATGGCTTATGCTCGAGCTTTGGTTGTTGGGTTTGAACTTGACTACATGGATGACCTCTTTTCGTTTGCTGATGCTTTCGGAGCTTCGCGGTTAAG GGAAGCGTGTGTTAACTTTGTGGACTTGTGCAAGAGAAAGAACGAGGATAGAATGTGGGTGGACCAAATCACTGCTATGCAAGCATTTCCTAGGCCTGAATTAACGTTCATGGGTGACTCTGGGATCGTACTCGCTGGTGAAGAGAATGATTTGTTGAATGCTACAAACGTAAAGCATGGAAACTCTATGGATGCCTCGAGCCAGGGTAGCTTTGAGACTGGCCAAG AAGGGAGAGCTCAAATGGCAATGCCGTGGCCAAACCAGTTTCCTCAGTACATGCAGAACTTTCAAGGACATGGGTATCCGCCTCCTTATATGTTTCCGGGGATGCAAGGTCAATCACCATATTTCCATGGGAATATGCAATGGCCTGTAAACATGGGAGATGTGGAGTCAAATGAGAAGTcttccaagaagaaaaagaagaagaagaagaataagaagaagtcGAAGCAAGATGAATCTGCCGAGCCAAGCGATAATTCCAGTACTGAGACCGAATCAGAAGACGGAAATGAAGGAAAGAAACAATCCAGGAAAGTGGTTATCCgcaacataaattatataacttcAAAGAGGAATGGAGCGAAGGAGAGTGATTCAGATGAgtctggagaagaagaagggtttgTGGATGGAGATTCTATTAAGCAGCAAGTAGAAGAAGCCATTGGCTCAGTGGAGAGACGTCATAAATCGACTTCACACCGTCAGAGGAAACACAAAAGTCACAACGGTGATGATGATTCAAGTAACAAGGAAACTAAGGGGAATGATAATTGGGATGCCTTCCAGAATCTTCTTTTGAAAGACAATGATTCAGAGCCAGAAGAATTACTACGTATATCATCAACTGCGTTAAATATGGCGTCTGAAGttgtgagaaagagagaaccGCCTTCTGATGATTCATTCTTGGTTGCAATTGGAAATGAGGATTGGGGAAGAGAAACCAGCATTGAGAAATTCAATGCAGGTGAGAATGTTCGGATAATAAGGAAAGGGAACAACTATGACGAGGAGATGTTGAATCCGGGTAGAAGCGATGAATCAAGAAGCTATTCGCAGGCAGAGATGTCGGTTCATGATGGGAAGCTCAGAACCAGAAATGAGGCGGAAGAAGACTGGTTCATACGTAACCAAGCTGGTCCAGAAACAGATCCAAGTCTTGTCAAAACATTTGTAGGAGACCATTTCCACTTAAATAAGAGCAGTGAGAGAGATGTCCTGACCGATGACTCTTTCATGATCCATTCTCGTGTTGAGAACCAAGTAGAAGATTCTCGGTTAAGGACAGAAATCATGGACTTAGACGTTTACGGAACCACCCAACAAGAAAACAGTGCCCCGGAGAACACTCCGCATGAACCAGATGACCTATACATGGTTCTTGGACGGGAACAAGATGTTAAACCTACATTGTTACCATGGACCCCTGAAATTGACTTTGAGACTAACACTTTGGCTCAAAGAACAAGCAGAATCGATTTGATAACTGCCACAAAGGCCTCTGCAGGTGAACAAACCTTAGAtggtaaagaaaagaagagtcGTGGTATCTCCAAGGGGAAGGATGCAAAGTCAAGAGCATCAAGTAGACCTGACCCGGCGTCAAAAGCCAAGAGACCTGCTTGGGGAAGTAGAGCTGCTGTCTCCAAGTCCAAATCCGAGATG gaggaagagagaaagaagagaatggaGGAACTTTTAATTCAGAGGCAAAAGAGAATTGCGGAGAAGAGTTCCGGTGGTAGTGTATCAAGTTCTTTAGCGTCCAAGAAAACTCCTACTGTGACCAAGTCAGTGAAGAGCTCGATAAAGAATGAGAAGACTCCTGAAGCCGCGCAGTCAAAGGCTAAGCCAGTACTGAGAAGTTCCACCATTGAGCGCCTTGCTGTTGCTCGGACCGCTCCAAAGGAGCCACAGCAAAAACCAGTAATCAAAAGAACATCAAAACCTTCAGGATACAAGACAGAGAAAGCTCAGGAAAAGAAATCGAGTAAAATAGGTCAATCAGATGCGAAAAGTGTGGAACTTTCTCGTGACCCGAGTCTCGAAATCAAGGAAACGGTGGTGGAAGATTCACATTCTTACTTGTCAGAGAAGCAAGTTGATGCACTTCCTGCTGTTGCTTCTGTTGATGATTTCAAAGACATTAAAGAATTGCATAGCTTGCCATCAGAAGAAACGGCCAGAGTAAAGAACAGACCGAATGAAATCATAGCAGAGAAAGTACAAGATCAGACGAAGATCGATGATCAGGAAACAGTGAAGAATACATCTGTTTCTGAAGATAAGCAAATCACCACGAAGCATTACTCAGAGGATGTTGGAGAAGTCCAGGCTTCACAGGAAAAACCGGTGTCTCCAAAGAAGTCGGTGACTTTTTCAGAGACAAACATGGAGGAGAAGTATTATTTCTCACCAGCGGTCTCAGAGATTGACATCTCAACGCCACCTGCTACTGAAGCAGATCATTCGAGGAAGAAATGGAACAGTGAAGAGACGTCTCCCAAGGCAACGGCTAAAGTCTTCAGGAAGCTTCTTATGTTCGGAAGGAAAAAGTAA
- a CDS encoding fiber (DUF1218) (Protein of unknown function (DUF1218); FUNCTIONS IN: molecular_function unknown; INVOLVED IN: biological_process unknown; LOCATED IN: endomembrane system; EXPRESSED IN: 23 plant structures; EXPRESSED DURING: 13 growth stages; CONTAINS InterPro DOMAIN/s: Protein of unknown function DUF1218 (InterPro:IPR009606); BEST Arabidopsis thaliana protein match is: Protein of unknown function (DUF1218) (TAIR:AT3G15480.1); Has 30201 Blast hits to 17322 proteins in 780 species: Archae - 12; Bacteria - 1396; Metazoa - 17338; Fungi - 3422; Plants - 5037; Viruses - 0; Other Eukaryotes - 2996 (source: NCBI BLink).), with product MASKIVSAIVFVFNLIAFGLAVAAEQRRSTARVVQDTEVQYNYCVYDSDRATGYGVGAFLFSVASQILIMLVSRCFCCGKPLKPGGSRALALILFIVSWMFFLIAEICLLAGSVENAYHTKYRTMFMDNPPDCQTLRKGVFAAGASFVFFNAIVSQFYYFFYFSAAEASLSPY from the exons ATGGCGTCCAAGATTGTCTCAGCCATAGTATTTGTGTTTAACCTCATTGCCTTTGGTTTAGCCGTTGCTGctgaacaaagaagaagcacT GCAAGGGTTGTGCAGGACACTGAGGTGCAATATAACTACTGTGTGTATGACTCGGACAGAGCTACAGGGTATGGAGTTGGAGCCTTTTTGTTCTCAGTGGCTAGTCAAATCCTTATCATGCTCGTTAGCCGTTGCTTCTGTTGTGGAAAGCCTCTCAAGCCTGGCGGTTCACGCGCTCTTGCCCTCATTCTCTTCATTGTTAGCTG GATGTTCTTCTTGATAGCGGAGATATGTCTATTAGCTGGATCGGTAGAGAATGCATACCACACAAAGTACAGGACAATGTTCATGGACAATCCTCCTGATTGTCAAACTCTACGTAAAGGCGTCTTTGCAGCAGGCGCCTcattcgtcttcttcaacGCCATTGTCTCTCAGTTCTActatttcttctatttctctGCTGCTGAGGCCTCTCTTTCACCTTACTAG
- the PORB gene encoding protochlorophyllide oxidoreductase B (protochlorophyllide oxidoreductase B (PORB); FUNCTIONS IN: oxidoreductase activity, protochlorophyllide reductase activity; INVOLVED IN: chlorophyll biosynthetic process, response to ethylene stimulus; LOCATED IN: chloroplast thylakoid membrane, chloroplast, membrane; EXPRESSED IN: 22 plant structures; EXPRESSED DURING: 14 growth stages; CONTAINS InterPro DOMAIN/s: NAD(P)-binding domain (InterPro:IPR016040), Light-dependent protochlorophyllide reductase (InterPro:IPR005979), Glucose/ribitol dehydrogenase (InterPro:IPR002347), Short-chain dehydrogenase/reductase SDR (InterPro:IPR002198); BEST Arabidopsis thaliana protein match is: protochlorophyllide oxidoreductase A (TAIR:AT5G54190.1); Has 35333 Blast hits to 34131 proteins in 2444 species: Archae - 798; Bacteria - 22429; Metazoa - 974; Fungi - 991; Plants - 531; Viruses - 0; Other Eukaryotes - 9610 (source: NCBI BLink).) codes for MALQAASLVSSAFSVRKDAKLNASSSSFKDSSLFGASITDQIKSEHGSSSLRFKREQSLRNLAIRAQTAATSSPTVTKSVDGKKTLRKGNVVVTGASSGLGLATAKALAETGKWNVIMACRDFLKAERAAKSVGMPKDSYTVMHLDLASLDSVRQFVDNFRRTETPLDVLVCNAAVYFPTAKEPTYSAEGFELSVATNHLGHFLLARLLLDDLKKSDYPSKRLIIVGSITGNTNTLAGNVPPKANLGDLRGLAGGLNGLNSSAMIDGGDFDGAKAYKDSKVCNMLTMQEFHRRFHEETGVTFASLYPGCIASTGLFREHIPLFRALFPPFQKYITKGYVSETESGKRLAQVVSDPSLTKSGVYWSWNNASASFENQLSEEASDVEKARKVWEISEKLVGLA; via the exons ATGGCCCTTCAAGCTGCTTCTTTGGTCTCCTCTGCTTTCTCTGTTCGCAAAGATGCGAAGTTGaatgcttcttcatcatctttcaaGGACTCGAGTCTTTTTGGTGCCTCCATTACCGACCAAATCAAATCCGAACATGGATCTTCCTCGTTAAGATTCAAG AGAGAACAGAGCTTAAGGAATCTAGCAATTCGAGCCCAAACCGCTGCGACTTCAAGCCCTACAGTTACAAAATCCGTGGACGGCAAGAAAACGTTGAGGAAAGGAAATGTGGTGGTCACTGGAGCCTCGTCTGGGTTAGGTCTAGCCACGGCTAAAGCTCTAGCTGAGACAGGGAAATGGAACGTGATAATGGCGTGCAGAGACTTCCTTAAAGCCGAGAGAGCTGCTAAATCCGTAGGGATGCCTAAAGACAGCTACACAGTGATGCATTTAGACTTAGCCTCGTTGGACAGCGTGAGACAGTTTGTTGATAATTTCAGGAGAACAGAGACGCCTCTCGATGTTTTGGTCTGCAATGCTGCGGTTTATTTCCCGACAGCTAAAGAGCCTACTTACAGTGCTGAAGGGTTTGAGCTTAGTGTTGCGACGAACCATTTGGGACATTTTCTTCTCGCAAGGTTGTTGCTTGATGACTTGAAGAAATCTGATTACCCTTCAAAGCGTCTCATCATCGTCGGATCCATTACCG ggAACACGAATACATTGGCGGGTAATGTACCACCGAAGGCGAATCTCGGTGATTTGAGGGGTTTAGCCGGCGGATTAAACGGTTTAAACAGCTCAGCTATGATTGATGGAGGAGATTTCGACGGTGCAAAGGCTTACAAAGACAGTAAAGTCTGCAATATGTTGACAATGCAAGAGTTTCACAGGCGTTTCCATGAAGAAACTGGAGTCACTTTCGCTTCGCTTTACCCCGGTTGCATCGCCTCCACAGGTTTATTCCGAGAGCACATTCCTCTCTTCCGTGCCCTCTTCCCTCCCTTTCAGAAGTACATCACTAAAGGATATGTCTCCGAAACAGAGTCAGGCAAAAGACTTGCTCAG GTGGTGAGTGATCCAAGCTTGACGAAATCAGGGGTTTATTGGAGCTGGAACAATGCTTCGGCTTCTTTTGAGAACCAGTTATCAGAAGAAGCAAGTGACGTTGAGAAGGCTCGTAAAGTGTGGGAGATCAGTGAGAAGCTCGTGGGCTTGGCCTAA
- a CDS encoding aluminum induced protein with YGL and LRDR motifs (Aluminium induced protein with YGL and LRDR motifs; FUNCTIONS IN: molecular_function unknown; INVOLVED IN: biological_process unknown; LOCATED IN: cytosol, nucleus, plasma membrane; EXPRESSED IN: 25 plant structures; EXPRESSED DURING: 14 growth stages; BEST Arabidopsis thaliana protein match is: Aluminium induced protein with YGL and LRDR motifs (TAIR:AT3G15450.1); Has 30201 Blast hits to 17322 proteins in 780 species: Archae - 12; Bacteria - 1396; Metazoa - 17338; Fungi - 3422; Plants - 5037; Viruses - 0; Other Eukaryotes - 2996 (source: NCBI BLink).) has translation MLAIFHEAFAHPPEELNSPASEKCSKQPKLPEETLNDFLLRYPLNTFSMSFGQAAVLAYVRPSASFSIHQRLFCGFDDIYCLFFGSLNNLCQLNKQYGLTKTTNEAMFVIEAYRTLRDRGPYPADQVVKDLDGSFSFVVYDSKAGSVFTALGSDGGVKLYWGIAADGSVVISDDLDVIKEGCAKSFAPFPTGCMFHSEGGLMSFEHPMNKIKAMPRVDSEGVLCGANFKVDVYNRVNSIPRRGSEANWSL, from the exons ATGTTGGCTATCTTCCACGAGGCGTTTGCTCATCCGCCGGAGGAACTCAACAGTCCGGCATCTGAGAAATGCTCTAAACAACCAAAACTTCcagaagaaaccctaaatgaTTTCTTATTACGTTACCCTCTCAACACTTTCTCCATGTCTTTCGGACAAGCTGCTGTTCTTGCTTACGTTCGTCCCTCTGCTTCCTTCTCCATCCACCAGAG GTTGTTTTGTGGATTTGATGACATCTACTGTCTCTTCTTTGGGAGCTTGAACAATCTGTGTCAGCTAAACAAACAGTATGGTCTCACCAAGACAACAAACGAGGCCATGTTTGTGATCGAAGCTTATAGGACTCTTAGAGACAGAGGTCCTTATCCAGCTGATCAGGTCGTCAAAGACTTAGACGGTAGCTTTTCCTTTGTGGTTTATGATAGCAAAGCCGGCTCTGTCTTCACTGCTCTG GGATCTGATGGAGGGGTGAAGCTATACTGGGGCATAGCTGCTGATGGATCTGTTGTTATATCAGATGATTTGGATGTTATCAAAGAGGGTTGTGCTAAATCTTTTGCTCCATTTCCTACAG GGTGTATGTTCCATAGTGAAGGAGGGTTAATGAGCTTTGAGCATCCAATGAACAAGATCAAGGCGATGCCGAGGGTAGACAGTGAAGGAGTTCTATGCGGTGCCAACTTCAAGGTGGATGTGTACAATCGTGTTAACAGTATCCCTCGTCGAGGAAGTGAAGCCAATTGGTCTCTCTGA
- the CBSX5 gene encoding Cystathionine beta-synthase (CBS) family protein (Cystathionine beta-synthase (CBS) family protein; CONTAINS InterPro DOMAIN/s: Cystathionine beta-synthase, core (InterPro:IPR000644); BEST Arabidopsis thaliana protein match is: CBS domain-containing protein (TAIR:AT5G53750.1); Has 145 Blast hits to 145 proteins in 17 species: Archae - 0; Bacteria - 0; Metazoa - 1; Fungi - 0; Plants - 144; Viruses - 0; Other Eukaryotes - 0 (source: NCBI BLink).): protein MALSLLSYNVSDLCLGKPPLRCLSSSSSSVSDAIAALKSSEDTFLSVWNCNHDDDNNTECECLGKISMADVICHLSKDHDHSLCALNSSVSVLLPKTRSIVLHVQPSCSLIEAIDLIIKGAQNLIVPIHTKPYTKKKQHNDNVSVTTTTHSNGQRFCWITQEDIIQFLLGFIAAFSPLPAMSLSDLGVINSTHTVVAVDYHSSASAVVSAVSNALAVQTSVAVVDGEGDDPFTSLIGEISPMTLTCCDETAAAAVATLSAGDLMAYIDGANPPESLVQIVRNRLEDKGLIGLMSLFDSLSSYSTSSGYSSEEEAPVRTTSYGRSMSSSARMARKSEAIVCNPKSSLMAVMIQAVAHRVNYAWVVEKDGCFVGMVTFVDILKVFRKFLENDM from the exons ATGGCACTGTCCCTTCTCTCCTACAACGTCTCCGACCTCTGTCTCGGCAAACCTCCTCTTCGTTGTctttcctcctcttcctcctccgtaTCCGACGCCATCGCTGCCCTCAAATCCTCTGAAGACACTTTCCTCTCCGTCTGGAATTGCAATCACGACGATGACAATAACACAGAGTGCGAGTGCTTGGGGAAAATATCAATGGCTGACGTCATCTGCCACTTGTCCAAAGACCATGACCACAGTCTCTGTGCCTTAAACTCATCCGTCTCTGTTCTTCTCCCCAAAACTCGTTCCATTGTCCTCCATGTTCAACCATCCTGCAG CTTAATAGAAGCCATTGATCTGATAATCAAAGGAGCACAGAATCTGATTGTCCCGATACATACAAAGCCCTACACTAAGAAAAAGCAGCACAACGACAACGTTTCggtcaccaccaccacccaCTCGAACGGACAACGATTCTGCTGGATCACACAAGAAGACATCATTCAGTTTCTCCTCGGATTCATCGCCGCATTCTCTCCTTTGCCAGCGATGTCCCTCTCTGATCTCGGTGTCATCAACAGCACACACACAGTTGTTGCGGTCGATTACCACTCCTCAGCGTCCGCAGTTGTCTCTGCCGTATCCAACGCTCTTGCCGTCCAAACCTCTGTCGCAGTGGTCGACGGTGAGGGAGATGACCCTTTTACGTCTTTGATCGGCGAAATATCCCCGATGACATTAACTTGCTGCGACGAGACAGCAGCTGCGGCGGTGGCGACGCTCTCCGCTGGAGATCTGATGGCGTACATAGACGGAGCAAATCCTCCGGAGAGTCTTGTTCAGATCGTTAGGAACCGTTTGGAGGATAAAGGATTGATTGGTTTGATGTCGCTTTTCGATTCTCTCTCATCTTATTCGACGTCGTCGGGTTATTCGTCGGAGGAAGAAGCTCCAGTGAGAACGACGTCGTATGGACGGTCGATGAGTAGCTCAGCAAGAATGGCAAGGAAGTCGGAGGCGATAGTGTGTAATCCAAAGAGCTCGTTAATGGCAGTGATGATCCAAGCGGTTGCTCATCGAGTGAACTACGCGTGGGTGGTTGAGAAGGATGGTTGTTTCGTTGGCATGGTTACTTTTGTTGATatcttaaaagtttttaggAAATTTTTGGAGAATGACATgtga